The Oreochromis niloticus isolate F11D_XX linkage group LG2, O_niloticus_UMD_NMBU, whole genome shotgun sequence genome includes a region encoding these proteins:
- the psd2 gene encoding PH and SEC7 domain-containing protein 2 isoform X2, whose product MTQEGQALPSPTPPENPVEPSTSTTTDPPKETHDKTDEDKVDAGAKDETEEGKQEEDVRESEEGETQREVEGMVEVEGNRREGELKEECEDGAGDEHQLTEGEAEGEREGTKGGGCINMEESLTGEETTHEAEEMKEEEEGKENEEIHPCTEEEATNSQQAGRLANGIAGNDDEDEAGEEDEGGDEGAIQTHLDTFSSNFETTVEQADTEVEEEEEEEEEEVQKEGDGRENQDSFSSAFEQIVEQVDVQDEEEEDERELEEEREKSRVDNKDGFSSTFERIVESALLRGGTCYSSLDSLDVLSLTDETDSCVSFEAPLTPLIQQRALLQGPEPLELELATVQEQEGAEVGPDAPGPELGAGDSAGAVAGVGGSPLRTTIPGSRSEFVLSQPGRWAIPNGYHTDCQGDMINSVSDANLTDVLSDSEECDLGSLEHGSTDTLANGCRADCEAAKRLAKRLYHLEGFKRCDVARHLGKNNEFSQMVASEYLSFFDFSGLSLDRALRNFLKAFPLMGETQERERVLVHFSRRYCHCNPQTPTSEDGAHTLTCALMLLNTDLHGHNIGKKMSCQQFISNLEGLNNGKDFPKDLLKVLYNSIKNEKLEWAVEEEELRKSLSELVEEQCEGGSKRVARVTDGSNPFIAIPILLNAVTYKHGVLTRKSHADMDGKRTPRGRRGWKKFYAVLKGMILYLQKDEYKPDTDISEVDLKNAVRIHHALATRATDYSKRANVLKLKTSDWRVFLLQAPSEEEMMSWIFRINLVAALFSAPAFPAAIGSMKKFCRPILPSSSTRLNQEDQLLSHESKLKQMSLELEEHRKNIPSADPKSREWEEYRLKEHYLAYEKTRYETYISLLQAKIRTETDDLEKIEASVMGGLIMEGGLAGRECHLRKTQSSPSISQAHGGLNGRAAGCAVPGKRS is encoded by the exons ATGACCCAGGAGGGGCAGGCTCTGCCCTCTCCCACCCCACCAGAGAACCCAGTGGAGCCCAGTACAAGCACCACCACTGACCCACCCAAAGAGACACATGACAAGACAGATGAGGACAAGGTGGATGCTGGGGCAAAGGATGAGACAGAGGAaggaaaacaagaagaagaCGTCAGGGAAAGTGAGGAGggggaaacacagagagaagtaGAAGGGATGGTGGAAGTAGAAGGTAATAGAAGAGAAGGTGAGTTGAAAGAGGAGTGTGAAGATGGGGCCGGGGATGAGCATCAGCTGACAGAAGGAGAGGCGGAGGGGGAGAGGGAAGGGACGAAGGGGGGAGGATGTATAAATATGGAGGAAAGCTTAACGGGGGAGGAGACAACACATGAGGCAGAGGagatgaaagaggaagaggaggggaagGAAAATGAAGAAATTCACCCATGCACAGAAGAGGAGGCAACTAATTCTCAACAAGCTGGCCG ATTGGCAAACGGTATAGCTGGGAATGACGATGAAGATGAAGCAGGTGAAGAGGACGAGGGGGGAGATGAGGGGGCAATACAAACACACTTGGACACTTTCAGCTCTAATTTTGAGACAACTGTAGAACAGGCTGACACCGaagtggaggaagaggaggaggaggaagaagaagaggtcCAAAAAGAAGGTGATGGCAGAGAAAACCAGGACAGTTTCAGCTCAGCTTTTGAACAGATTGTCGAGCAGGTCGATGTtcaggatgaagaggaggaagacgagagagagttggaggaggagagggagaaaagTAGGGTGGACAACAAAGATGGATTCAGCTCCACATTTGAGCGCATCGTGGAGTCTGCCCTGCTCAGGGGTGGGACATGCTACAGCAGCCTGGACTCTCTGGATGTTCTGTCACTCACAGATGAGACAGACAGCTGTGTTAGCTTTGAGGCACCACTGACACCGCTCATCCAACAGAGGGCACTGTTACAAGGTCCTGAACCTCTGGAGCTGGAGTTGGCAACAGTTCAGGAGCAAGAAGGGGCTGAGGTTGGACCAGATGCCCCAGGGCCTGAACTCGGAGCTGGGGACAGTGCTGGGGCAGTGGCTGGAGTAGGAGGAAGCCCGCTGAGGACCACCATACCTGGGAGCAGGTCAGAGTTTGTGTTGAGCCAGCCTGGACGCTGGGCCATTCCTAATGGCTATCACACAGATTGCCAGGGAGACATGATTAACTCTGTCAG CGATGCCAACCTCACAGACGTGCTGTCTGACTCAGAGGAGTGTGATTTGGGCAGTCTGGAACACGGGAGCACGGATACTCTGGCCAATGGCTGCCGAGCTGACTGTGAGGCTGCGAAGAGGCTGGCCAAGCGCCTCTATCACCTCGAGGGCTTCAAACGCTGCGATGTGGCCAGACACCTGGGCAAGAA TAATGAGTTCAGCCAGATGGTGGCATCAGAGTACCTGAGCTTCTTTGATTTCTCTGGCTTGTCGCTGGATCGGGCCCTGAG GAACTTCTTAAAGGCCTTTCCGCTGATGGGAGAAACCCAGGAGAGAGAGCGGGTCCTTGTCCATTTCTCCAGACGCTATTGCCACTGTAACCCCCAGACACCCACCTCTGAAG ATGGAGCCCACACATTGACCTGCGCCCTCATGCTGCTCAACACAGATCTACATGGACAT AACATTGGGAAGAAGATGTCCTGTCAGCAGTTTATCAGTAATCTAGAAGGTCTCAACAACGGCAAAGACTTTCCCAAAGATTTATTAAAG GTTTTGTATAACTCGATCAAGAACGAGAAGCTCGAGTGGGCAGT tgaggaggaggagctgaggaAGAGTCTGTCAGAACTGGTTGAGGAGCAATGTGAGGGCGGGAGTAAACGTGTTGCTAGGGTAACGGACGGCAGTAACCCTTTCATCGCCATTCCCATTCTCCTAAATGCCGTCACCTACAAGCATGGCGTGCTGACCCGCAAGAGCCACGCCGACATGGACGGCAAACGCA CTCCAAGGGGTCGCCGTGGATGGAAGAAGTTCTATGCGGTTCTGAAAGGGATGATCTTATATCTCCAGAAG GATGAGTACAAGCCAGATACCGACATTTCAGAGGTGGACCTGAAGAACGCAGTGCGGATCCACCACGCTTTAGCTACTCGTGCCACCGACTACAGCAAGAGAGCCAACGTACTGAAGCTCAAAACCTCAGACTGGAGAGTCTTTCTGCTGCAGGCACC gagtgaggaggagatgatgtcTTGGATCTTCCGGATTAACCTGGTGGCGGCGCTGTTTTCTGCCCCAGCCTTCCCTGCTGCTATCGGCTCCATGAAGAAATTCTGTCGGCCCATCCTGCCGTCCTCATCTACCCGACTGAACCAG GAGGACCAGCTGCTGAGTCACGAGAGCAAGCTGAAGCAGATGAGCCTGGAGCTGGAAGAACACCGGAAAAATATCCCCTCGGCTGACCCAAAAAGCCGAGAGTGGGAGGAGTACCGGCTCAAAGAGCACTACCTCGCGTACGAG AAGACTCGGTATGAGACATACATCAGCCTCCTGCAGGCTAAAATACGCACAGAGACTGATGACCTTGAAAAGATTGAGGCCAGCGTGATGGGCGGCCTGATCATGGAAGGCGGTCTGGCCGGCCGCGAGTGCCACCTCCGCAAGACGCAGTCCTCGCCATCCATCAGTCAGGCGCACGGCGGCCTGAACGGGAGGGCAGCTGGATGCGCCGTCCCAGGAAAGAGGAGCTGA
- the purab gene encoding transcriptional activator protein Pur-alpha has translation MADRDSGSDHGGPTAGPGSLPPGAMGAMSRLQHDTEELASKRVDIQNKRFYLDVKQNVKGRFLKIAEVGAGGNKSRLTLSMSVAVEFRDYLGDFIEHYAQLGPTNPDMVQDEPRRALKSEFLVRENRKYYMDLKENQRGRFLRIRQTVNRGPGLGSAQGQTIALPAQGLIEFRDALAKLIDDYGVDEEPAELPEGTSLTVDNKRFFFDVGSNKYGVFMRVSEVKPTYRNSITVPCKVWSKFGNTFCKYAEEMRKIQERSREKRASELLPEGPHGGDDGDDD, from the coding sequence TGGGCGCCATGTCCCGGCTGCAGCACGACACCGAGGAGCTCGCCTCGAAGCGCGTCGACATCCAGAATAAGCGCTTCTACCTTGACGTGAAGCAGAATGTTAAAGGCCGCTTCCTAAAGATAGCCGAGGTCGGGGCTGGGGGAAACAAGAGCCGCCTCACTCTCTCCATGTCTGTCGCCGTGGAGTTCCGCGACTATCTCGGGGACTTTATCGAACATTACGCCCAGCTGGGCCCGACCAACCCGGACATGGTGCAGGATGAGCCCCGGCGGGCGCTCAAGAGCGAATTCCTGGTGCGGGAGAATCGGAAATATTACATGGATCTCAAAGAGAACCAGAGGGGGCGGTTCCTGAGGATCCGACAGACCGTTAATCGGGGGCCCGGATTGGGAAGCGCGCAAGGCCAGACCATCGCTCTGCCGGCGCAGGGTCTCATCGAGTTCCGCGACGCTTTAGCCAAACTCATCGACGACTACGGCGTGGACGAGGAGCCGGCGGAGCTCCCGGAGGGCACCTCGCTCACTGTCGACAACAAGCGCTTCTTCTTTGACGTGGGCTCCAATAAGTACGGGGTGTTCATGCGGGTGAGTGAGGTGAAGCCCACGTACCGGAACTCCATTACGGTTCCCTGCAAAGTGTGGTCCAAATTCGGTAACACCTTCTGTAAATACGCGGAGGAGATGAGGAAGATCCAGGAGAGGAGTAGAGAGAAAAGGGCCTCGGAACTGCTACCTGAGGGCCCGCACGGCGGAGACGACGGCGACGATGACTGA
- the psd2 gene encoding PH and SEC7 domain-containing protein 2 isoform X1, with amino-acid sequence MTQEGQALPSPTPPENPVEPSTSTTTDPPKETHDKTDEDKVDAGAKDETEEGKQEEDVRESEEGETQREVEGMVEVEGNRREGELKEECEDGAGDEHQLTEGEAEGEREGTKGGGCINMEESLTGEETTHEAEEMKEEEEGKENEEIHPCTEEEATNSQQAGRLANGIAGNDDEDEAGEEDEGGDEGAIQTHLDTFSSNFETTVEQADTEVEEEEEEEEEEVQKEGDGRENQDSFSSAFEQIVEQVDVQDEEEEDERELEEEREKSRVDNKDGFSSTFERIVESALLRGGTCYSSLDSLDVLSLTDETDSCVSFEAPLTPLIQQRALLQGPEPLELELATVQEQEGAEVGPDAPGPELGAGDSAGAVAGVGGSPLRTTIPGSRSEFVLSQPGRWAIPNGYHTDCQGDMINSVSDANLTDVLSDSEECDLGSLEHGSTDTLANGCRADCEAAKRLAKRLYHLEGFKRCDVARHLGKNNEFSQMVASEYLSFFDFSGLSLDRALRNFLKAFPLMGETQERERVLVHFSRRYCHCNPQTPTSEGQSCEDGAHTLTCALMLLNTDLHGHNIGKKMSCQQFISNLEGLNNGKDFPKDLLKVLYNSIKNEKLEWAVEEEELRKSLSELVEEQCEGGSKRVARVTDGSNPFIAIPILLNAVTYKHGVLTRKSHADMDGKRTPRGRRGWKKFYAVLKGMILYLQKDEYKPDTDISEVDLKNAVRIHHALATRATDYSKRANVLKLKTSDWRVFLLQAPSEEEMMSWIFRINLVAALFSAPAFPAAIGSMKKFCRPILPSSSTRLNQEDQLLSHESKLKQMSLELEEHRKNIPSADPKSREWEEYRLKEHYLAYEKTRYETYISLLQAKIRTETDDLEKIEASVMGGLIMEGGLAGRECHLRKTQSSPSISQAHGGLNGRAAGCAVPGKRS; translated from the exons ATGACCCAGGAGGGGCAGGCTCTGCCCTCTCCCACCCCACCAGAGAACCCAGTGGAGCCCAGTACAAGCACCACCACTGACCCACCCAAAGAGACACATGACAAGACAGATGAGGACAAGGTGGATGCTGGGGCAAAGGATGAGACAGAGGAaggaaaacaagaagaagaCGTCAGGGAAAGTGAGGAGggggaaacacagagagaagtaGAAGGGATGGTGGAAGTAGAAGGTAATAGAAGAGAAGGTGAGTTGAAAGAGGAGTGTGAAGATGGGGCCGGGGATGAGCATCAGCTGACAGAAGGAGAGGCGGAGGGGGAGAGGGAAGGGACGAAGGGGGGAGGATGTATAAATATGGAGGAAAGCTTAACGGGGGAGGAGACAACACATGAGGCAGAGGagatgaaagaggaagaggaggggaagGAAAATGAAGAAATTCACCCATGCACAGAAGAGGAGGCAACTAATTCTCAACAAGCTGGCCG ATTGGCAAACGGTATAGCTGGGAATGACGATGAAGATGAAGCAGGTGAAGAGGACGAGGGGGGAGATGAGGGGGCAATACAAACACACTTGGACACTTTCAGCTCTAATTTTGAGACAACTGTAGAACAGGCTGACACCGaagtggaggaagaggaggaggaggaagaagaagaggtcCAAAAAGAAGGTGATGGCAGAGAAAACCAGGACAGTTTCAGCTCAGCTTTTGAACAGATTGTCGAGCAGGTCGATGTtcaggatgaagaggaggaagacgagagagagttggaggaggagagggagaaaagTAGGGTGGACAACAAAGATGGATTCAGCTCCACATTTGAGCGCATCGTGGAGTCTGCCCTGCTCAGGGGTGGGACATGCTACAGCAGCCTGGACTCTCTGGATGTTCTGTCACTCACAGATGAGACAGACAGCTGTGTTAGCTTTGAGGCACCACTGACACCGCTCATCCAACAGAGGGCACTGTTACAAGGTCCTGAACCTCTGGAGCTGGAGTTGGCAACAGTTCAGGAGCAAGAAGGGGCTGAGGTTGGACCAGATGCCCCAGGGCCTGAACTCGGAGCTGGGGACAGTGCTGGGGCAGTGGCTGGAGTAGGAGGAAGCCCGCTGAGGACCACCATACCTGGGAGCAGGTCAGAGTTTGTGTTGAGCCAGCCTGGACGCTGGGCCATTCCTAATGGCTATCACACAGATTGCCAGGGAGACATGATTAACTCTGTCAG CGATGCCAACCTCACAGACGTGCTGTCTGACTCAGAGGAGTGTGATTTGGGCAGTCTGGAACACGGGAGCACGGATACTCTGGCCAATGGCTGCCGAGCTGACTGTGAGGCTGCGAAGAGGCTGGCCAAGCGCCTCTATCACCTCGAGGGCTTCAAACGCTGCGATGTGGCCAGACACCTGGGCAAGAA TAATGAGTTCAGCCAGATGGTGGCATCAGAGTACCTGAGCTTCTTTGATTTCTCTGGCTTGTCGCTGGATCGGGCCCTGAG GAACTTCTTAAAGGCCTTTCCGCTGATGGGAGAAACCCAGGAGAGAGAGCGGGTCCTTGTCCATTTCTCCAGACGCTATTGCCACTGTAACCCCCAGACACCCACCTCTGAAGGTCAGAGCTGTGAAG ATGGAGCCCACACATTGACCTGCGCCCTCATGCTGCTCAACACAGATCTACATGGACAT AACATTGGGAAGAAGATGTCCTGTCAGCAGTTTATCAGTAATCTAGAAGGTCTCAACAACGGCAAAGACTTTCCCAAAGATTTATTAAAG GTTTTGTATAACTCGATCAAGAACGAGAAGCTCGAGTGGGCAGT tgaggaggaggagctgaggaAGAGTCTGTCAGAACTGGTTGAGGAGCAATGTGAGGGCGGGAGTAAACGTGTTGCTAGGGTAACGGACGGCAGTAACCCTTTCATCGCCATTCCCATTCTCCTAAATGCCGTCACCTACAAGCATGGCGTGCTGACCCGCAAGAGCCACGCCGACATGGACGGCAAACGCA CTCCAAGGGGTCGCCGTGGATGGAAGAAGTTCTATGCGGTTCTGAAAGGGATGATCTTATATCTCCAGAAG GATGAGTACAAGCCAGATACCGACATTTCAGAGGTGGACCTGAAGAACGCAGTGCGGATCCACCACGCTTTAGCTACTCGTGCCACCGACTACAGCAAGAGAGCCAACGTACTGAAGCTCAAAACCTCAGACTGGAGAGTCTTTCTGCTGCAGGCACC gagtgaggaggagatgatgtcTTGGATCTTCCGGATTAACCTGGTGGCGGCGCTGTTTTCTGCCCCAGCCTTCCCTGCTGCTATCGGCTCCATGAAGAAATTCTGTCGGCCCATCCTGCCGTCCTCATCTACCCGACTGAACCAG GAGGACCAGCTGCTGAGTCACGAGAGCAAGCTGAAGCAGATGAGCCTGGAGCTGGAAGAACACCGGAAAAATATCCCCTCGGCTGACCCAAAAAGCCGAGAGTGGGAGGAGTACCGGCTCAAAGAGCACTACCTCGCGTACGAG AAGACTCGGTATGAGACATACATCAGCCTCCTGCAGGCTAAAATACGCACAGAGACTGATGACCTTGAAAAGATTGAGGCCAGCGTGATGGGCGGCCTGATCATGGAAGGCGGTCTGGCCGGCCGCGAGTGCCACCTCCGCAAGACGCAGTCCTCGCCATCCATCAGTCAGGCGCACGGCGGCCTGAACGGGAGGGCAGCTGGATGCGCCGTCCCAGGAAAGAGGAGCTGA